A window of Komagataeibacter medellinensis NBRC 3288 contains these coding sequences:
- the dnaG gene encoding DNA primase, with protein sequence MALDPAFLDELRARTPIAPIIGRRTKLVRSGKNWKACCPFHGEKTPSFYVYDDHYHCFGCQAHGDVITFVMESEGRTFIETVEELATAAGMEVPKPDRAQRARAEEARTLGDVLEAVQLSWQRRLYQPEGREGLAYLQGRGLTDETIAAFGLGWSGEGRGGLVAEMAALDITPAMLRDAGVMRADEDGAPSRELFFNRVTFPIRDRRGRLVSFGGRILGDGQPKYLNGPETTLFSKRRVLFGLDRAREGVRGTGAGADLLVVEGYMDVIALHQAGFHGAVAPLGTALTTEQLEALWQVAPAPVLCFDGDAAGQRAAVKAAQTALPLLNVERTLRFCALPEGEDPDSLLRHDGVAAMSALIASARPMGEVLFGLLSEGVRDPGPEQRAALRRRLVEVAALIPDKALAAEYRSTLLDSFFETFRRNPKGGARRAAIATAPVALMDADLQRQCILTAIILEKPEVMGEVQDAYCRLELPTDIAALREELLDLNDARGGLPPAAELAACLSAAGLNDVCQRVRAVRGRHGKGEDDDLFGTDPRQEWWHFYALLNVGRFAAEIRSDTERMCAGELDEAAWLSLRTRLLALDTLRRGGEDVDE encoded by the coding sequence ATGGCACTTGACCCCGCATTCCTGGATGAACTGCGTGCCCGCACGCCCATCGCCCCCATTATCGGGCGGCGGACGAAGCTGGTGCGTTCGGGAAAGAACTGGAAGGCGTGCTGCCCCTTCCATGGGGAAAAGACGCCATCGTTCTATGTCTATGATGACCACTACCACTGCTTTGGTTGTCAGGCGCATGGCGATGTCATCACCTTCGTCATGGAAAGCGAGGGGCGCACCTTCATCGAGACGGTGGAGGAACTGGCCACCGCTGCCGGTATGGAGGTGCCAAAGCCCGATCGCGCCCAGCGCGCCCGTGCCGAAGAGGCCCGCACGCTGGGCGATGTGCTCGAAGCCGTGCAGCTTTCCTGGCAACGCAGGCTGTACCAGCCTGAAGGGCGCGAGGGTCTGGCCTACCTGCAGGGCCGTGGCCTGACGGACGAGACCATAGCCGCCTTCGGCCTCGGCTGGTCGGGTGAGGGGCGTGGCGGGCTGGTGGCGGAAATGGCGGCGCTGGATATCACACCCGCCATGCTGCGTGATGCAGGGGTGATGCGGGCGGATGAGGATGGTGCGCCATCGCGCGAACTGTTCTTCAACCGCGTGACCTTTCCCATCCGCGACCGGCGCGGGCGGCTGGTCTCCTTCGGTGGGCGCATTCTGGGCGATGGGCAGCCCAAATACCTCAACGGGCCGGAGACCACCCTTTTCTCCAAGCGCCGGGTGCTGTTTGGCCTCGATCGCGCGCGTGAGGGCGTGCGGGGCACAGGTGCTGGTGCCGATCTGCTGGTGGTGGAAGGCTACATGGATGTGATCGCCCTGCATCAGGCTGGCTTTCATGGTGCCGTAGCCCCCCTTGGCACGGCGCTGACCACTGAGCAGCTTGAAGCCCTGTGGCAGGTCGCCCCCGCTCCGGTATTGTGTTTCGATGGCGATGCGGCGGGCCAGCGCGCGGCGGTCAAGGCGGCGCAGACCGCGCTGCCGCTACTCAATGTAGAGCGTACTCTGCGTTTTTGCGCCCTGCCCGAAGGCGAAGACCCGGACAGCCTGCTGCGCCATGATGGTGTGGCCGCCATGAGCGCGCTGATCGCGAGTGCACGCCCGATGGGGGAGGTCCTGTTCGGCTTGCTGAGCGAGGGGGTGCGCGATCCCGGCCCCGAACAACGCGCTGCCCTGCGCCGCAGGCTGGTGGAAGTGGCCGCCCTGATCCCGGACAAGGCGCTGGCAGCGGAATACCGCTCCACCCTGCTGGACAGTTTTTTCGAGACCTTCCGCCGCAACCCCAAGGGGGGCGCGCGTCGGGCCGCCATCGCCACCGCTCCCGTGGCGTTGATGGATGCGGACCTGCAGCGCCAGTGCATCCTGACCGCCATCATCCTTGAAAAGCCCGAGGTCATGGGAGAGGTGCAGGACGCCTATTGCCGCCTTGAACTGCCCACCGACATCGCGGCCCTGCGTGAGGAACTGCTGGACCTCAATGACGCGCGTGGCGGACTGCCGCCTGCGGCCGAACTCGCGGCCTGTCTGTCCGCCGCTGGCCTGAATGATGTCTGCCAGCGCGTGCGCGCCGTGCGTGGGCGGCATGGCAAGGGAGAAGATGATGACCTGTTCGGCACCGATCCGCGTCAGGAGTGGTGGCATTTCTATGCACTGCTCAATGTCGGGCGGTTTGCCGCCGAGATCCGCAGCGATACCGAACGCATGTGCGCGGGTGAGTTGGATGAGGCGGCATGGCTGAGCCTGCGCACCCGCCTGCTTGCCCTTGATACCTTGCGTCGGGGTGGTGAGGATGTGGATGAATAG
- a CDS encoding GatB/YqeY domain-containing protein, giving the protein MSLRARFMDDLKAAMKAGQSEKVGTIRMITAKLKDIDIAGRAKGEDQVSDEAVISMLRGMIKSRTESAAMYTQGGRPELADKENAEIAIIRDYLPPDLDDATIEAAVREAIARTDATSMKDMGKVMAALKEQFGAALDPARASAVVRARLSA; this is encoded by the coding sequence ATGTCCTTGCGCGCACGTTTCATGGATGACCTGAAAGCAGCCATGAAGGCAGGCCAGAGCGAAAAGGTCGGCACCATCCGCATGATTACGGCAAAACTGAAGGATATTGATATCGCCGGCCGCGCGAAGGGCGAAGACCAGGTCAGTGATGAAGCCGTGATTTCCATGCTGCGCGGCATGATCAAGTCGCGCACGGAATCGGCTGCCATGTACACCCAGGGCGGCCGCCCCGAACTGGCGGACAAGGAAAATGCCGAAATCGCGATCATCCGTGACTACCTGCCGCCCGACCTTGATGACGCTACCATCGAGGCCGCCGTGCGCGAAGCCATCGCGCGCACGGACGCCACATCCATGAAGGATATGGGCAAGGTCATGGCGGCGCTGAAGGAACAGTTTGGCGCGGCCCTGGACCCCGCGCGCGCATCTGCCGTGGTGCGCGCGCGCCTGTCTGCCTGA
- the carA gene encoding glutamine-hydrolyzing carbamoyl-phosphate synthase small subunit, whose amino-acid sequence MPMTIESIIERLGGAEQAARLAGVSTEAIRKWRQARAIPPKHWTTVLRATGLSLSDLQPDTESDRPEPMMSTSNPIAPANRPKAATAALILADGTVMWGRGFGAHSTERALGEICFSTGMTGYQETLTDPSFAGQIITFTFPHIGNTGTTPEDDEATRIHARALVVKEDLTAPANWRATESLDAWLKAQGIPGICGIDTRAITRRIREDGPQTAIVAYPADGQFDIPALLAQARAWPGLEGMDLAGEVTCATPYTWTEGVWQWPHGTAPLPTKRRKVVAVDYGAKRNILRCLANAGCDVTVVPATATAEDILALDPAGVFLSNGPGDPAATAKYAVPAIRGVLEAGKPVFGICLGHQLLALTLGARTYKLARGHRGANQPVKDLATGKVEITSQNHGFAVDDKSLPADVRATHTSLFDGSNEGINTSRYPAFSVQYHPEASPGPSDSHYLFRRFVDLIDTTTKTA is encoded by the coding sequence ATGCCGATGACGATAGAAAGTATTATCGAACGCCTTGGCGGCGCCGAACAGGCCGCCCGACTGGCAGGCGTAAGCACCGAGGCCATTCGCAAATGGCGGCAGGCCCGCGCCATTCCGCCCAAGCACTGGACAACGGTGCTGCGCGCAACAGGGCTGTCACTATCCGACCTGCAACCCGACACAGAATCCGACCGACCGGAGCCCATGATGAGCACGTCAAACCCGATCGCACCGGCCAACAGGCCCAAAGCCGCGACAGCCGCCCTGATCCTGGCGGATGGCACCGTGATGTGGGGGCGCGGATTCGGCGCGCACAGCACCGAGCGCGCACTGGGCGAAATCTGCTTTTCCACCGGCATGACCGGGTACCAGGAAACGCTGACCGACCCGTCATTCGCGGGGCAGATCATTACCTTCACCTTTCCCCATATCGGCAATACCGGCACCACGCCGGAGGATGATGAGGCAACCCGCATCCATGCCCGCGCGCTGGTGGTCAAGGAAGACCTGACGGCACCGGCCAACTGGCGTGCGACCGAATCGCTGGACGCATGGCTCAAGGCGCAGGGTATTCCGGGCATCTGTGGTATCGACACCCGCGCCATCACGCGGCGCATCCGCGAAGACGGCCCGCAGACAGCCATCGTGGCCTATCCCGCCGACGGACAGTTCGATATCCCCGCCCTGCTTGCACAGGCCCGTGCGTGGCCGGGGCTGGAGGGCATGGACCTGGCTGGCGAAGTAACCTGCGCCACGCCCTATACATGGACGGAAGGTGTATGGCAGTGGCCACATGGCACAGCGCCCCTGCCCACAAAGCGCCGCAAGGTTGTAGCAGTTGATTACGGTGCCAAGCGTAACATCCTGCGCTGCCTTGCCAACGCGGGTTGTGACGTGACCGTAGTGCCCGCGACCGCGACGGCGGAGGACATCCTCGCCCTCGACCCCGCTGGCGTGTTCCTGTCCAACGGGCCGGGCGACCCGGCGGCGACGGCAAAATACGCGGTCCCCGCCATTCGCGGCGTGCTGGAAGCGGGCAAGCCGGTATTCGGCATCTGCCTTGGCCATCAGCTTCTGGCACTTACGCTGGGGGCAAGGACCTACAAGCTGGCGCGCGGTCACCGTGGGGCCAACCAGCCGGTCAAGGACCTGGCGACGGGCAAGGTGGAAATCACCAGTCAGAACCACGGATTCGCGGTGGATGACAAATCCCTGCCCGCTGACGTGCGCGCCACCCATACCAGCCTGTTTGACGGATCGAACGAAGGCATCAATACCAGCCGTTACCCGGCCTTCTCGGTGCAGTACCACCCCGAAGCCAGCCCCGGCCCATCCGACAGCCATTACCTGTTCCGCCGTTTTGTCGATCTGATCGACACCACAACCAAGACCGCGTGA
- the carB gene encoding carbamoyl-phosphate synthase large subunit yields MPKRTDISSILIIGAGPIVIGQACEFDYSGAQACKALKEEGYRVILVNSNPATIMTDPGLADATYIEPITPEFVERIILREKPDAVLPTMGGQTALNTAMALDKSGFLKKHNVELIGANAEVIDRAEDRQKFREAMDEIGIESPRSLIAHTLEEARSALATIGLPAVIRPSFTMGGSGGGIAYNREEFDRIVSSGLDASPTTEVLIEESVLGWKEYEMEVVRDTADNCIIICSIENIDPMGVHTGDSITVAPALTLTDKEYQRLRDMSLACLRKIGVETGGSNVQFGINPVDGRVVVIEMNPRVSRSSALASKATGFPIAKVAAKLAVGYTLDELTNDITGSTPASFEPTIDYVVVKIPRFTFEKFPGTPALLSTSMKSVGEAMAIGRSFPEALQKGLRSMEIGLAGLDPVEAPGDGGPDAFRAALSQPRPERILMAAQALRAGLSVDDIHDACRFEPWFLRELAKIVAAEHAVVRDGLPEDADSLRTLKAMGFSDIQLARLSGTQEAEVAKLRESRAVLPVYKRIDTCAGEFASPTPYMYSSYEGGYGVPECESRPTDRRKIVILGGGPNRIGQGIEFDYCCVHAAYALREAGFETIMVNCNPETVSTDYDTSDRLYFEPLTAEDVIALIRREQANGTVLGCIVQYGGQTPLKLSHALEAAGIPLLGTPADAIDRAEDRERFQAMLHRLGLRQPDNGIARSPAEAEAVAEKIGYPVVVRPSYVLGGRAMEIVHDRASLQRYMRVALQLAGAEVANGPVLIDHYLNDAIEADVDCIADGNEVYVAGVMEHIEEAGIHSGDSACSLPPYTLSPAIVTELKAQTEAMARELGIVGLMNVQYAIKGHDIFVLEVNPRASRTVPFVAKATGVPVAKIGARVMAGAKLAEFRLDDRAVAPHVAVKEAVFPFNRFPDVDTILGPEMRSTGEVMGLDASFERAFAKSQLAAGVKLPLSGRVFLSVRDSDKAAVKSIGRLLAEMGFTIVATRGTAKCLREAGVSVDIVNKVLEGRPNCVDAIRSGDIQMVINTAQGAQAVSDSFDIRRSALTHGIPHYTTIAGARAATHAISAMREGVLEVAPLQSYFKGSF; encoded by the coding sequence ATGCCAAAACGGACAGATATCAGCTCCATCCTGATCATCGGCGCCGGCCCGATCGTTATCGGCCAGGCGTGCGAATTCGACTATTCCGGCGCGCAGGCCTGCAAGGCCCTGAAGGAAGAGGGCTACCGCGTCATCCTGGTCAACTCCAACCCCGCCACGATCATGACCGATCCGGGGCTGGCGGATGCGACCTATATCGAGCCGATCACCCCGGAATTTGTCGAGCGCATCATACTGCGTGAAAAGCCCGATGCCGTGCTGCCCACCATGGGCGGCCAGACCGCGCTGAACACGGCCATGGCGCTGGACAAGTCGGGCTTCCTCAAAAAGCACAATGTCGAACTGATCGGCGCCAATGCCGAAGTGATCGACCGGGCCGAGGACCGGCAGAAATTCCGCGAGGCGATGGACGAGATCGGGATTGAAAGCCCACGCAGCCTGATTGCCCACACGCTGGAGGAAGCGCGTAGCGCGCTAGCCACCATCGGCCTGCCTGCGGTCATCCGCCCGTCCTTTACCATGGGTGGCTCCGGCGGCGGCATTGCCTACAACCGTGAAGAGTTCGACCGCATCGTCTCCTCCGGGCTTGATGCCTCCCCCACCACGGAAGTCCTGATCGAGGAATCCGTGCTGGGCTGGAAGGAGTATGAGATGGAGGTCGTGCGCGACACGGCGGACAACTGCATCATCATCTGCTCCATCGAGAACATCGACCCGATGGGCGTGCATACCGGCGATTCCATTACGGTTGCCCCGGCCCTTACGCTTACGGACAAGGAATACCAGCGCCTGCGTGACATGTCGCTGGCCTGCCTGCGCAAGATCGGGGTGGAAACCGGTGGGTCGAACGTGCAGTTCGGCATCAACCCCGTTGATGGCCGCGTGGTCGTGATCGAGATGAACCCGCGCGTGTCACGCTCCTCCGCACTGGCATCGAAAGCCACGGGCTTCCCGATTGCCAAGGTCGCGGCCAAGCTTGCCGTCGGTTACACGCTGGATGAACTGACCAACGATATTACCGGCAGCACGCCGGCGTCGTTCGAGCCGACGATTGACTACGTCGTGGTCAAGATCCCCCGCTTCACATTCGAGAAGTTCCCCGGCACCCCGGCGCTGCTGTCCACCAGCATGAAGTCGGTTGGCGAGGCGATGGCCATTGGCCGCTCCTTCCCCGAGGCTCTGCAGAAGGGCCTGCGCTCGATGGAAATCGGGCTGGCTGGCCTTGATCCGGTGGAAGCCCCTGGTGATGGCGGCCCCGATGCCTTCCGCGCTGCCCTGTCGCAGCCGCGCCCCGAGCGTATCCTGATGGCGGCCCAGGCCCTGCGCGCCGGGCTGAGCGTGGACGACATCCACGACGCCTGCCGCTTCGAGCCATGGTTCCTACGCGAACTGGCCAAGATCGTCGCAGCCGAACATGCGGTCGTGCGTGACGGCCTGCCGGAAGATGCCGACAGCCTGCGCACGCTGAAAGCCATGGGCTTTTCCGACATCCAGCTGGCCCGCCTGTCCGGCACGCAGGAAGCCGAAGTGGCGAAACTGCGCGAAAGCCGCGCCGTGCTGCCGGTCTATAAGCGCATCGACACCTGTGCGGGTGAGTTCGCCTCCCCCACGCCCTACATGTATTCGTCCTATGAAGGCGGGTACGGCGTGCCGGAATGTGAAAGCCGCCCGACCGACCGCAGGAAGATCGTCATCCTTGGCGGTGGGCCGAACCGCATCGGCCAGGGGATCGAGTTCGACTATTGCTGCGTCCATGCCGCCTATGCCCTGCGTGAGGCAGGCTTCGAGACGATCATGGTCAACTGCAACCCTGAAACCGTCTCGACCGACTACGACACGTCGGATCGCCTGTATTTTGAGCCGCTGACGGCTGAAGACGTAATCGCCCTGATCCGCCGCGAACAGGCAAACGGCACCGTTCTGGGCTGCATCGTGCAGTATGGCGGGCAGACGCCGCTCAAGCTGTCGCATGCGCTGGAAGCCGCAGGCATTCCGCTACTGGGCACGCCGGCCGATGCGATCGACCGGGCCGAGGACCGCGAACGCTTCCAGGCCATGCTGCACAGGCTCGGTCTGCGCCAGCCCGATAACGGCATTGCCCGCAGCCCGGCGGAAGCCGAAGCCGTGGCCGAGAAGATTGGCTACCCTGTCGTGGTCCGCCCATCCTACGTGCTGGGCGGCCGCGCGATGGAAATCGTGCATGACCGCGCCAGCCTGCAGCGTTATATGCGTGTGGCGCTGCAACTTGCCGGGGCCGAAGTCGCCAACGGCCCCGTGCTGATCGACCACTACCTCAACGATGCGATCGAAGCGGACGTGGACTGCATTGCCGATGGTAATGAGGTTTATGTGGCAGGCGTGATGGAACATATCGAGGAAGCTGGCATCCATTCCGGTGACAGCGCGTGTTCGCTCCCGCCCTATACCCTCTCGCCCGCCATCGTGACCGAACTCAAGGCCCAGACCGAAGCCATGGCGCGCGAGCTTGGCATTGTGGGGCTGATGAACGTGCAGTACGCGATCAAGGGCCACGACATTTTCGTGCTGGAAGTCAACCCGCGCGCCTCGCGCACCGTGCCGTTCGTGGCCAAGGCCACAGGCGTTCCGGTTGCCAAGATCGGCGCGCGCGTGATGGCGGGCGCCAAACTTGCGGAATTCCGGCTTGATGACCGGGCCGTCGCCCCGCATGTGGCGGTGAAGGAGGCGGTGTTCCCCTTCAACCGCTTCCCCGATGTGGATACGATCCTCGGCCCGGAAATGCGCTCCACCGGTGAGGTCATGGGGCTTGATGCCTCGTTCGAGCGCGCCTTTGCCAAATCGCAGCTGGCCGCTGGCGTCAAGCTGCCGCTCTCGGGCCGGGTGTTCCTGTCCGTACGTGACAGTGACAAGGCTGCCGTCAAATCCATCGGTCGCCTGCTGGCGGAAATGGGCTTTACCATCGTGGCCACGCGCGGCACGGCCAAATGCCTGCGCGAAGCAGGCGTGAGTGTGGATATAGTGAACAAGGTGCTTGAAGGCCGCCCCAACTGCGTGGACGCCATCCGCTCGGGTGACATCCAGATGGTCATCAACACCGCACAGGGTGCGCAGGCGGTCAGTGACAGCTTTGACATCCGCCGTTCGGCACTGACACATGGCATTCCACACTACACCACCATTGCCGGTGCGCGGGCGGCAACGCATGCCATTTCGGCCATGCGCGAAGGGGTTCTTGAAGTCGCGCCCCTTCAATCCTATTTTAAAGGATCATTCTGA
- the greA gene encoding transcription elongation factor GreA: MQKFPMTGPGLQRLEDELRKLKSEERPAIIRAIAEARSHGDLSENAEYHAARERQSFTEGRIQELEEIVSSAEVIDPAALSGDQVKFGARVKLVDEETDREASYQIVGVYEADIKQGLLSISSPLAKSLIGKSIGDTVSVPAPGGDRTYEILEVTYG; encoded by the coding sequence TTGCAGAAATTTCCGATGACAGGCCCCGGCCTGCAACGGCTTGAAGACGAACTGCGCAAGCTCAAGAGTGAAGAACGCCCCGCGATCATTCGCGCGATTGCCGAAGCGCGGAGCCATGGCGATCTTTCCGAAAACGCGGAATACCATGCCGCGCGTGAACGCCAGTCCTTTACCGAAGGCCGCATCCAGGAACTGGAGGAGATCGTCTCCTCCGCCGAAGTCATCGACCCGGCCGCCCTGTCGGGCGACCAGGTGAAATTCGGCGCCCGCGTCAAGCTGGTGGATGAGGAGACCGACAGGGAAGCCTCCTACCAGATCGTGGGGGTGTATGAAGCCGACATCAAACAGGGCCTTCTGTCCATTTCTTCGCCGCTGGCCAAGTCACTGATTGGCAAGAGCATTGGTGATACCGTATCCGTTCCCGCTCCCGGCGGCGACCGGACCTACGAAATCCTGGAAGTCACCTACGGCTAG
- a CDS encoding threonine ammonia-lyase, whose product MITLEDITAAAQRIKGRVLHTPTVPCQTLSRATGADIVLKLDNLQAVGSFKERGAANKLALLTPRERERGVITVSAGNHAQGVARHASLLGIDAVIVMPRFTPAAKVTRTAAWGARVVLEGDNFAEATAHANMLCQREGRVFVHPYDDPEVMAGQGTFALELFEDAGPLDTFVCPIGGGGLLSGCAVAGRALQPDMDIVGVQVENFSSLSGFPGDEVMPPGGATIAEGIAVLQIGRQPLEVIRELVSNVLVVPESAIETAITMLAEGAKQVSEGAGATALAAVLTYPELFRGKRVALPVTGGNIDSRILANTLLRSLLRDGRLLCLKMEIPDRPGVLADISRKISDEGGNIIEVSHQRLFTTPSVQAAELEVMIEARDPDHARALEAELAKTYIVRRA is encoded by the coding sequence GTGATCACGCTTGAAGACATCACCGCCGCAGCACAGCGGATAAAGGGGCGCGTACTGCATACGCCAACCGTGCCCTGCCAGACCCTCTCACGCGCGACGGGCGCGGATATCGTGCTCAAGCTCGATAACCTCCAGGCCGTGGGCTCGTTCAAGGAGCGCGGTGCGGCCAACAAACTGGCCCTGCTAACCCCGCGTGAGCGTGAACGTGGGGTCATTACCGTCTCGGCAGGCAACCATGCGCAGGGTGTGGCCCGCCATGCTTCCCTGCTTGGCATTGACGCGGTCATTGTCATGCCGCGCTTCACGCCTGCCGCCAAGGTCACGCGCACTGCGGCATGGGGCGCGCGCGTGGTGCTGGAAGGCGACAACTTTGCCGAGGCGACAGCGCATGCCAACATGCTGTGCCAGCGCGAGGGACGGGTTTTCGTCCATCCCTATGATGACCCGGAAGTCATGGCAGGCCAGGGCACCTTCGCGCTGGAACTGTTCGAGGATGCCGGGCCGCTTGATACGTTCGTCTGCCCCATTGGCGGCGGCGGCCTGCTTTCTGGCTGTGCCGTGGCCGGGCGCGCATTGCAGCCGGACATGGACATCGTAGGGGTACAGGTGGAGAATTTCTCCTCCCTGTCAGGTTTCCCCGGTGATGAGGTGATGCCACCCGGTGGCGCCACCATTGCTGAAGGCATTGCGGTGCTCCAGATCGGGCGCCAGCCACTGGAAGTCATCCGCGAACTGGTATCAAACGTGCTGGTCGTCCCTGAAAGTGCGATCGAGACCGCAATCACCATGCTGGCGGAAGGGGCCAAGCAGGTCAGCGAGGGCGCGGGCGCCACGGCGCTGGCCGCCGTGCTGACCTATCCCGAACTGTTCCGGGGCAAGCGGGTGGCGCTGCCGGTCACGGGCGGCAATATCGACAGCCGCATCCTGGCCAATACCCTGCTGCGCTCGCTGCTGCGCGACGGGCGGCTTTTGTGCCTGAAGATGGAAATACCAGACCGCCCCGGCGTACTGGCCGACATTTCACGCAAGATCAGCGATGAAGGCGGCAACATCATCGAGGTCTCGCACCAGCGCCTGTTCACCACGCCCAGCGTGCAGGCCGCCGAGCTTGAGGTGATGATCGAGGCCCGTGACCCTGACCACGCTCGTGCTCTGGAAGCGGAACTGGCCAAAACCTATATCGTACGCCGCGCCTGA
- a CDS encoding FUSC family protein: MRGLELSLNRFQNQIRGFFRRLWPPGATLRQDHLRWLYAPGLFTFGYALRTTITSLIALGIALWWELGSPQWAALTVWMVAQGTRGKSVAKARWHLFGMVVGTICAVVLVAAFPQAPIMFILLLSAGIGMFCFIGTLLPGPATMTNYRIHGMRASGFTYAIISLDGIADPEHIFMTAMARATYIVLGIVLESTVSSLFQFKLGTRAQERLTANFMTAINGAAQTLAAVLAGNGQVLRQARGVFSNITTLSDQIEFAEVEMGAHRGHEGDHARAALARVAMLLSRGLDLAALMHGANMVPDASFSALSARVRAFLQDMAPRLEASDDIAPVLAQLAELQAACRQSVVDSLDEEMGSPGSPQADAQLVALLAQQRMLNTAMGQMLEELEQALIQFDASRHPMLHDHFHYRIKTFRDWQQAFTNSLRASVTIFGSGVIWVTTSWSAGLTFMMFVSIVCSLFSTLEKPALATRAFLGGAIIASFVAGILVLWRLAEPTTYEIMAVCLFLPMLAGGLAFAYPALVLGAVSYNLFLPILLGPGNQSRLDEVTFFNTAMPLVLALWYAMWAFRLVLPFDTNDMRWQMRTSILRGLRYVARSRTLPTTLYVVEHNVDRFVRLLTNAENTPDTIIDAYLQGILSAMTIGLNVIRLRAILERHMLPAEAQRVLGEMMGRMAQFSGRYGGHYGRTARSAKFAIAHLQQIAGYEDNLGVRLEIDSALSCLYVISFELDHNQRFFDASSPYLDPVML, translated from the coding sequence ATGAGAGGGCTTGAACTTTCCCTGAACCGTTTCCAGAACCAGATCCGCGGGTTCTTCCGGCGTCTGTGGCCACCGGGTGCCACGTTGCGGCAGGACCACCTGCGCTGGCTGTATGCGCCCGGCCTGTTTACCTTCGGCTATGCGCTGCGCACCACCATTACCTCCCTCATTGCGCTGGGCATCGCCCTGTGGTGGGAATTGGGCAGCCCGCAATGGGCGGCGCTTACGGTGTGGATGGTGGCGCAGGGCACGCGCGGCAAGAGCGTGGCCAAGGCGCGGTGGCACCTGTTCGGCATGGTGGTGGGCACCATCTGCGCGGTCGTGCTTGTGGCAGCTTTTCCACAGGCGCCGATCATGTTTATCCTGCTGTTATCGGCCGGGATCGGCATGTTCTGCTTTATCGGCACGCTGCTGCCCGGCCCCGCCACCATGACCAATTACCGTATCCATGGCATGCGGGCGAGCGGCTTTACCTACGCCATCATCTCGCTGGACGGGATTGCCGATCCTGAACATATTTTCATGACGGCCATGGCGCGCGCGACCTATATCGTGCTTGGCATTGTGCTGGAGAGTACCGTCTCCTCGCTGTTCCAGTTCAAGCTGGGAACCCGTGCGCAGGAGCGTCTGACCGCCAATTTCATGACCGCCATCAATGGTGCGGCCCAGACCCTGGCCGCCGTTCTGGCGGGTAACGGGCAGGTGCTGCGGCAGGCGCGGGGCGTGTTTTCCAACATTACTACGCTGAGTGACCAGATCGAATTCGCGGAAGTGGAGATGGGCGCCCATCGCGGGCATGAGGGCGACCATGCCCGTGCCGCCCTTGCGCGTGTGGCCATGCTGCTTTCACGCGGGCTGGACCTTGCGGCGCTGATGCATGGGGCCAACATGGTGCCGGATGCATCCTTCAGCGCGCTATCGGCACGGGTGCGGGCCTTCCTTCAGGACATGGCCCCCCGCCTTGAGGCAAGTGACGACATAGCACCCGTGCTGGCGCAACTGGCCGAACTGCAGGCCGCATGCCGGCAGAGCGTGGTCGACTCGCTGGATGAAGAAATGGGCAGCCCCGGCAGCCCACAGGCCGACGCGCAACTGGTGGCCCTGCTGGCGCAGCAGCGCATGCTCAACACCGCCATGGGGCAGATGCTGGAGGAACTGGAACAGGCGCTGATCCAGTTCGACGCCAGCCGCCACCCCATGCTGCACGATCACTTCCATTACCGCATCAAGACATTCCGCGACTGGCAGCAGGCTTTTACCAACAGCCTGCGGGCATCGGTCACCATTTTCGGATCCGGCGTCATCTGGGTGACCACGTCATGGTCGGCGGGGCTGACGTTCATGATGTTTGTCTCCATCGTGTGTAGTCTGTTTTCTACGCTGGAAAAACCGGCCCTGGCCACGCGGGCCTTCCTGGGGGGGGCGATCATTGCCTCGTTCGTGGCGGGCATACTGGTGCTGTGGCGGCTGGCCGAGCCCACTACGTATGAAATCATGGCCGTCTGTCTGTTCCTGCCCATGCTGGCGGGTGGGCTGGCCTTTGCCTACCCTGCGCTGGTGCTGGGGGCGGTTTCTTACAACCTGTTCCTGCCCATCCTGCTGGGACCGGGCAACCAGAGTCGGCTGGATGAGGTGACGTTCTTCAACACCGCCATGCCGCTGGTGCTGGCACTGTGGTACGCGATGTGGGCCTTCCGGCTGGTGTTGCCCTTCGATACGAATGACATGCGCTGGCAGATGCGTACCAGCATCCTGCGCGGGCTGCGCTATGTCGCGCGCAGCCGTACCCTGCCCACTACGCTGTATGTGGTCGAGCATAATGTGGACCGTTTTGTCCGCCTGCTGACCAATGCGGAAAACACGCCCGATACGATCATTGACGCCTATCTCCAGGGTATCCTGTCAGCCATGACCATCGGGCTGAATGTCATTCGCCTGCGTGCTATCCTGGAGCGGCATATGCTGCCAGCGGAAGCCCAGCGCGTGCTGGGTGAGATGATGGGTCGCATGGCGCAGTTCAGCGGACGTTACGGGGGGCATTACGGCCGGACCGCACGCTCGGCCAAGTTTGCCATCGCTCATCTGCAGCAGATTGCGGGGTATGAGGACAATCTGGGGGTCAGGCTTGAAATCGACAGTGCACTGAGCTGCCTGTATGTGATTTCGTTTGAACTGGACCATAACCAGAGGTTCTTTGACGCCTCCAGCCCCTATCTCGATCCGGTCATGCTCTGA